GGCTTCATGCGGGGTCTTCGAGGGGCTGGTGGCTGGTGCTGATGCCGGAGAAGCCGGCTTTGCGGGCAGGGGCCCTTTCATGTCGTCAGGCATGGGCTCCAGGCCGTGCTTGATGCGAAGGAACTTCATGCCGGTCGTGGGATACAGCGCATAAGTCAGGACGTCGTCCAGGTCGGTCGATATTGGCTTGACCATCTCGATCGCCTTGGCAAGCTCCGGCTCCAGCAGGTCGGCCGGGCTCGTAGTAATCGGCTTCTGGCCGCGCTCGTAGCCTACGAGCGCCGTCTTGACGATCGCGGGATCGATCGGGCTCGGCGGCTGTCCATAGAGGCCGTAAACGTAGTCCTTGACCTGGCCGCTGACCATTTTATAGCGCCCGAACAGGACGTTGCTCACTGCCTGCGAGCCCACCATCTGGCTCATTGGGGTCACCAGCGGTGGGTAGCCCAGCTCTTTTCGGGTAATGGCGATGTCCTTCAGGACCTCCGGGAGCTTCTCGAGCGCGCCTGCCTCCTTTAGCTGGGAAGTCAGGTTGCTGGCCATTCCGCCGGGTATCTGGTGGCTGAGGACGCGGGCATCGATAACCGCGACCTTGTTAGCCTCAAAGTACTGTTTGTACTTAGGGAGGACGGTTTCGAGGTGGTCGCCGAGGTCCAGGAGCTTTTCGAGATCGAGCCCAGGGTCGCGCTCCTCGCCTTTCAGCGTCACCAGCAGCGGCTCGACGGCCGGCTGAGCGGTGCGGAGTGCTAGCGGCGCCAGCGCGGTATCCACCACGTCCACGCCTGCCTCTATCGCCTTGAGCACGGTCATTGAGGCCATGCCGCTGGTGTAGTGCGTGTGGAGATGAACGGGGACTTTGAGTACCTTCTTGAAGGCGGAGATGATCTGGTAAGCGTCGTACGGGGCCAGCAGGCCGGCCATGTCCTTCAAGCAGATGCTATCCGCGCCATACGAGGCGAAGAGCTTCGCCTTGCCGACAAAGTAGTCCAGGTTGTAGATCGGGCCGCCCATCCGGCCTTCTTCGGTGACCGAATAGCATATGGTCATCTGGAGGTGCTTGCCGGACTTTTTGACAGCCTTCGCGGCGGCCTCGAGGTTCCGAATGTCGTTCAGGGCGTCGAATACCCGGAACACGTCTATGCCGGCTTCCGCCGAACGCTGAACGAACGCCTCTACGACGTCATCGGCGTAGGCGCGGTATCCCACCAGTGACTGTCCGCGCAGCAGCATCTGCAGGGCCGTCTTCGGCATGAGCTTCTTGAACGTGCGCAGGCGTTCCCATGGGTCCTCGCCGAGGAACCGCGTCGTGGAATCGAACGTTGCGCCGCCCCAGACCTCAAGGGAGTGAAATCCGATGGAGTCCATCTGCGGTGCTATCGGGGTCATGTCGGCGGTGCGGAGCCGGGTGGCCAGCAGGCTCTGATGTCCGTCGCGGAAGGTGGTGTCGGTGATCTTGACTCGGTTCATGGGGTGCAGCTCACAGAATGGTGGGGTAGGTCATGCTCCGGGGGAGCGCCATGGGTCGGGACGTCCGGACCCGGCCGAGGAAGAATAAACGCCCCACCGGGCGGCTTTCCACTGCGAGACCGGAGCCGCCTCCGGCGGGATAGCCGAGGCGCGCAGGACGCGCCTCGGCGCGGATTCCTGGTCGATATACGCCTGCACCGCCGCCATTACGGCGGCGATGACCTTGTAGGACGGCGAATGGCCGCCTGGGCTCACAGCGGAATGCTCCCGTGCTTCTTCGGCGGGAGGACCTCCCGCTTGTTGTTCAGCATCTCCAGCGCCCGGACGATCTTCGGCCGCGTCTCCGCCGGGTCGATTACATCATCTATCAGGCCTTTGCCCGCGGCCACGTACGGGTTCATGAGCCGCTTGCGGTAGTCCTTTTCCAGGGCGGAGCGCGTCTCAGCGGGGTTAGCGGAGTCGCCGATTTCCTTCTTGTGGATAATGTTAACCGCGCCGTCCGCGCCCATGACGGCTATTTCGCCGGTAGGCCAGGCGAAGTTGATATCGCCTCGGAGGTTCTTGCTGCTCATTACGATATACGCGCCGCCGTAGGCCTTGCGCGTGAGCACGCATATCTTGGGCACGGTGGCCTCTGCGTACGCGTAGATGAGCTTCGCGCCGTGGCGAATGATGCCGCCGAACTCCTGCGCCGTTCCGGGCATAAAACCCGGTGTATCCACGAACGTGACCAGCGGTATGTTAAAAGCGTCGCAGAAGCGGACGAACCGGGCAGCCTTTACGGAGGCGTTAATGTCCAGCACGCCGGCGAGGGCCTCAGGCTGCTGGGCGACGATACCGACCGGCTTTCCGGCGAAGCGTGCGAAGCCTACGATGATATTTCGAGCGTAAGTCTGGTGGACCTCAAGAAAGTCCCGATCGTCGATTACCTGGAGGATAATGTCCAGCATGTTGTACGGCTGGTTGGGATTATCCGGGATGACGTGCAAGAGGCCCTTGTCCTTGCGCATGGGATCGTCGCCCGATGCCTTGCGAGGGGGATCTTCCATGTTATTCTGCGGCAGGAAGCTCAGGAGGCGCTGCACGGTCGCGATGCACTCCTCCTCGGACTCAATCGCAAATTGGGCAACGCCGCTCTTGACTGCGTGGGCCATTGCGCCGCCGAGCTCTTCGTGCGTTACGGTCTCGCCCGTGACGGCCTTGATGACTTCTGGGCCTGTGATGTAAAGCTGACCTTTCCCCTTCGCCATGAGAACGAAATCAGTCAGGGCGGGGGAGTAGCACGCGCCGCCGGCCGCGGGTCCAAGCACAACCGATATCTGCGGGACAACGCCCGAGGCGCGCACGTTGCGCAGGAATATGGAGCTATAGCCGGAGAGGCTGCCGATACCCTCCTGGATGCGCGCGCCGCCTGAGTCGATGAGGCCCACCACGGGGGCGCCGCTGTTCATCGCAAGGTCCATAACCTTGCATATCTTTCCGGCCGCGACCTCTGAAAGCGAGCCGCCGAGCACCGTGAAGTCCTGTGCATACACAAAGGTCATGCGGCCGTTGATCTTGCCGTAGCCCGTGACAACGGAGTCGCCTGCGTACTTCTGCTTGTCCAGGCCGAACTCGGTGGACTGGTGCTGCACGAATGGGTCAAGCTCTTCAAACGAGCCCTCATCAAGCAGGAGCGCAATGCGCTCGCGCGCGGTCATCTTTCCGCGCTGGTGCTGGGCGTCTATCCTGGCCTGACCGCCGCCCAGCCTGGCCTGTTCCTTGCGCTTGACAAGGTCTTCGTGCTTGTCGTCGACTTTACGACGCAATACCATAATTGATGAAGTCCTGAGCGACGTGAAATAATCACCCCCAAAGGTACCAGATTCCCAAATGGCTAGCAAGGCGAGGCAGACGGTGCGCGGCACAATGAAGGTCGGCAACAGCACATTCGTATGGGGTTCACGCACGTACGTGATGGGCATCCTGAATGTGACCCCGGATTCTTTCTCAGGGGACGGGACCGGCGCCGACGTTCAGGCTGCCGTCCGGCAGGCAGTCACGTTCCAGGAGCAGGGAGCGGACATTATCGACGTGGGGGGCGAGTCTACGCGGCCGCCGGCGGTCTACGCCGGCGCGAGGCCTGTGACTGCTGACGAGGAGCTCGCGCGCGTGCTGCCGGTGATCAAGGCCCTCAAGAGCGCGGTCACGCTGCCCATAAGCATAGACACGTACAAGGCCGCCGTGGCGCGAGCGGCTGTCGATGCTGGCGCTTCGCTAATCAACGACGTCTGGGGC
Above is a genomic segment from SAR202 cluster bacterium containing:
- a CDS encoding pyruvate carboxylase subunit B; this translates as MNRVKITDTTFRDGHQSLLATRLRTADMTPIAPQMDSIGFHSLEVWGGATFDSTTRFLGEDPWERLRTFKKLMPKTALQMLLRGQSLVGYRAYADDVVEAFVQRSAEAGIDVFRVFDALNDIRNLEAAAKAVKKSGKHLQMTICYSVTEEGRMGGPIYNLDYFVGKAKLFASYGADSICLKDMAGLLAPYDAYQIISAFKKVLKVPVHLHTHYTSGMASMTVLKAIEAGVDVVDTALAPLALRTAQPAVEPLLVTLKGEERDPGLDLEKLLDLGDHLETVLPKYKQYFEANKVAVIDARVLSHQIPGGMASNLTSQLKEAGALEKLPEVLKDIAITRKELGYPPLVTPMSQMVGSQAVSNVLFGRYKMVSGQVKDYVYGLYGQPPSPIDPAIVKTALVGYERGQKPITTSPADLLEPELAKAIEMVKPISTDLDDVLTYALYPTTGMKFLRIKHGLEPMPDDMKGPLPAKPASPASAPATSPSKTPHEADSSSAKSGQSQAHARSTRSRKFNVYVGADLFQVEVDPVGGPVIAGPVAAPPSTPAAEPAQANGAQSAAPGPNDITVIAPMPGLVLRYPVTVGQKVNAGETVVVLEAMKMENSLPAPRAGTVKALPVKPGTKVSRGDILAIVSP
- a CDS encoding methylmalonyl-CoA carboxyltransferase, whose translation is MVLRRKVDDKHEDLVKRKEQARLGGGQARIDAQHQRGKMTARERIALLLDEGSFEELDPFVQHQSTEFGLDKQKYAGDSVVTGYGKINGRMTFVYAQDFTVLGGSLSEVAAGKICKVMDLAMNSGAPVVGLIDSGGARIQEGIGSLSGYSSIFLRNVRASGVVPQISVVLGPAAGGACYSPALTDFVLMAKGKGQLYITGPEVIKAVTGETVTHEELGGAMAHAVKSGVAQFAIESEEECIATVQRLLSFLPQNNMEDPPRKASGDDPMRKDKGLLHVIPDNPNQPYNMLDIILQVIDDRDFLEVHQTYARNIIVGFARFAGKPVGIVAQQPEALAGVLDINASVKAARFVRFCDAFNIPLVTFVDTPGFMPGTAQEFGGIIRHGAKLIYAYAEATVPKICVLTRKAYGGAYIVMSSKNLRGDINFAWPTGEIAVMGADGAVNIIHKKEIGDSANPAETRSALEKDYRKRLMNPYVAAGKGLIDDVIDPAETRPKIVRALEMLNNKREVLPPKKHGSIPL